The genome window TTTACTGAATGTTCTGATATTGGAATTAATTTCTGGTGTCTTATGCACAGTTGGAGCCATAGAACTTGCTGTTAACAGCGGCAGAGTATATGGTTTATACGGAGCAATTTTTTCCAGCATCACTCTTATTATGTTACTTTTTGGACAGCGTCTGGCAAAAGATTATGATGGCGCCAGAACTATTGTCCTATATTTTATACCTACGGTTATGGCAGTTTATTGGCTGAACTAAGACAATTTCAAAATTCAATGACAATTACAATAGCAATGTCAACTGTAAAAAATAACTCAACTAAAAATATAATACAAACAAAAATCGCTTACTAATTATCTAAAATAAAATATGACGGCAAAACACCCTTCTGAATCCTTAACTATATTAACCGATTTGGTTTTACCGAGCGAAACCAATCCTTTGAATAACTTATTCGGTGGGGAACTATTAGCCAGAATGGACCGCGCAGCGAGTATTGCTGCAGGAAGGCATTCGCGCCGCATAGGAGTAACAGCATCTGTAAACCATGTTGCTTTCAACAAATCTATTCCTCTTGGAAGCGTTGTAATTATAGAAGCAAAAGTGTCCCGGGCATTTAAGAGTTCCATGGAAATTTATCTGGACGTCTGGGTGGAAGACAGACAATCCGGAAATAGAACTAAGGCCAACGAAGCTATCTATACATTTGTAGCAGTAGATGACACTGGAAGACCTGTAGATGTTCCGCCGATCGAACCTCAAACCGAATTAGAGAAACTCCGATATGCTGCTGCTTTGAGAAGAAAACAATTGAGTTTAGTACTGGCTGGAAAAATGAATCCACATGAAGCAACAGAACTCAAAGCTTTATTTGTTGATTAATTATAAATAGAAAGCATTGGGTATACTTATATATTAGAATAAAAAATTCAATACAATAAGTTCTCTTAATAAACATGAATTTCCAAAATGATTTTCTAGGTGAAAGAAGCCAATGTCATTAAATTAAATTTTAGTTCATTCACACAAAGACGCAAGAGCGCAAAAATATTCGTTTACAGCTTTGCGTCTTTACATCTTTTTAAAAAATGTATTTGTAAATAAAAACCTATGCTAACAACGTTATACAAGAAACATTGAGAGGATATCACACCACCATACTAAAACCCATTTTGTTAAAAAATCAACTATTGCGACTTCAAAAAAAAGGAGTATTTTTACGAACACTAAAAAAATCTACGCCAGTATATAATTGGTAAATCATATAAACACAGAAGAAAAATGAAAGAAAAGACCGGTTCGGACAAAGAAGCTAAGTTAAAAGCATTGCAGCTTACGCTTGATAAATTAGACAAGACCTACGGAAAAGGAACTGTAATGAAAATGGGGGATAAAGCCATTGAGGAGGTTGAAACAATTTCATCTGGTTCTTTGGGAGTAGATTTAGCCTTGGGAGTTGGAGGTTATCCAAAAGGAAGAATTATTGAGATATTCGGACCTGAATCATCTGGTAAAACTACTTTGACCCTGCACGCAATTGCCGAAGCTCAAAAAGCAGGAGGTATTGCAGCCTTTATAGATGCAGAACATGCATTTGACAGAAACTATGCTGAGAAACTAAATGTTGATATCGAAAACCTAATCATTTCGCAGCCGGATAACGGGGAACAGGCACTTGAAATTGCCGAAAACTTAATCCGCTCCGGAGCGATTGATATCGTAGTAATTGACTCGGTAGCTGCATTGACGCCAAAAAGCGAAATTGAAGGTGAAATGGGAGATTCCAAAATGGGTCTTCACGCACGTTTGATGTCACAGGCTTTACGTAAATTAACAGGAACAATCAGCAAAACAAACTGTACTGTATTTTTCATCAACCAGCTGAGAGAGAAAATTGGTGTAATGTTTGGAAATCCTGAAACGACTACTGGAGGTAATGCTTTAAAATTTTACGCATCGGTACGTTTGGACATTCGCCGTTCTACTCAAATTAAAGACGGAGAAAATGTTTTGGGTAACCGCACAAAAGTAAAAATTGTAAAAAATAAAGTAGCGCCTCCTTTCAAGGTAGCCGAATTTGATATCATGTACGGTGAAGGAATTTCCAAAACCGGTGAGATACTTGATCTTGCTGTTGAATTTGAAATCATCAAAAAATCGGGTTCTTGGTTCAGTTATGGCGAAACCAAATTAGGACAAGGACGCGATGCTGTAAAATCTTTGATTAAGGACAATCCGGAACTGGCTGAAGAACTGGAAGAAAAAATCAAAACTCAGATTAAAGAGTTAGCTGACGCATAAAAATTGAAAGACCGCTGATCAGCGGTCTTTTTTTATCAGATTTAAAATATTAAGATAAAGGAAAATTAAGTTCTTATTTTTCTAAATGGATCTTAATATTAAGAGCCTGTTTAAATTTTATTTTTGAGATTTATTATTAGAGGATTTTTGAGTGAAACAAGGCAAATTTTTATAAAATAGCAGAGCTATTGTATGAAAATTTAACAAAGTTGTAACCAAAAATCATCATAAGAGAGCCAATAAATAAAACTTAAACAGGCTCTAATGGTTTTAAAATTTGTGTCCGTCAATTTTATTTGACGCTATCTTTTTTTTGAAACTCCATCAATTCATTTAAAATTAAATTTCGAACCTGTTCACGAAGTTCTTTTCGGTCTAA of Flavobacterium marginilacus contains these proteins:
- a CDS encoding DoxX family protein yields the protein MNNIASILLLVFLAITFLQSSQDKLFHWKENLDWLKEHFAETPLRNQVPLALLNVLILELISGVLCTVGAIELAVNSGRVYGLYGAIFSSITLIMLLFGQRLAKDYDGARTIVLYFIPTVMAVYWLN
- a CDS encoding acyl-CoA thioesterase is translated as MTAKHPSESLTILTDLVLPSETNPLNNLFGGELLARMDRAASIAAGRHSRRIGVTASVNHVAFNKSIPLGSVVIIEAKVSRAFKSSMEIYLDVWVEDRQSGNRTKANEAIYTFVAVDDTGRPVDVPPIEPQTELEKLRYAAALRRKQLSLVLAGKMNPHEATELKALFVD
- the recA gene encoding recombinase RecA — translated: MKEKTGSDKEAKLKALQLTLDKLDKTYGKGTVMKMGDKAIEEVETISSGSLGVDLALGVGGYPKGRIIEIFGPESSGKTTLTLHAIAEAQKAGGIAAFIDAEHAFDRNYAEKLNVDIENLIISQPDNGEQALEIAENLIRSGAIDIVVIDSVAALTPKSEIEGEMGDSKMGLHARLMSQALRKLTGTISKTNCTVFFINQLREKIGVMFGNPETTTGGNALKFYASVRLDIRRSTQIKDGENVLGNRTKVKIVKNKVAPPFKVAEFDIMYGEGISKTGEILDLAVEFEIIKKSGSWFSYGETKLGQGRDAVKSLIKDNPELAEELEEKIKTQIKELADA